In one window of Sandaracinaceae bacterium DNA:
- a CDS encoding TetR/AcrR family transcriptional regulator, producing MDAREQTLDAATRLFAAQGYGGTSLSAIADAVGIRKASLLYHFPSKDALHRAVLDQILEHWSQVLPRLLEAAAGDDRFDALLHEVVRFFVDDPDRARLVLREVLDRPDVMRARLAEAVAPWMAVIAEYIRKGQGTGEIREDADPEAYLLHVIHLVISGIATADTLGSVLGEGGDTQRLVRELERMAKTSLFTETGLARARERRADKEDEAAE from the coding sequence TTGGACGCGAGAGAACAGACGCTGGACGCGGCGACGCGGTTGTTCGCCGCGCAGGGCTACGGGGGCACGTCGCTGTCGGCGATCGCGGACGCGGTCGGCATCCGCAAGGCGTCGCTGCTCTACCACTTCCCCTCGAAGGACGCGCTGCACCGGGCGGTGCTGGACCAGATCCTCGAGCACTGGTCGCAGGTCCTGCCGCGCCTGCTCGAGGCGGCCGCGGGCGACGATCGCTTCGACGCGCTCCTGCACGAGGTGGTGCGCTTCTTCGTCGACGACCCCGACCGCGCGCGGCTCGTGCTGCGCGAGGTGCTCGACCGGCCCGACGTGATGCGCGCGCGCCTCGCGGAGGCGGTGGCGCCCTGGATGGCGGTCATCGCCGAGTACATTCGCAAGGGTCAGGGGACGGGCGAGATCCGCGAGGACGCGGACCCGGAGGCCTACCTGCTGCACGTGATCCACCTGGTGATCAGCGGCATCGCCACCGCCGACACGCTGGGCTCGGTGCTCGGCGAGGGCGGCGACACGCAGCGCCTCGTGCGCGAGCTGGAGCGGATGGCGAAGACCAGCCTGTTCACCGAGACGGGCCTCGCGCGGGCCCGCGAACGCCGCGCCGACAAAGAAGACGAAGCCGCCGAGTAG
- a CDS encoding ion channel: MARPRTLSPLYVEPRMPSWWDGLVVFLTVSSLVILVVEMALPPDSFESFVLRWTDAGLCGVFVLDFAVRLVRSDRRWAFVRRNWIDLLGAIPLVGPLRSLRIVRLVRILRFTRIAILSRRLMRRFDVSVPSETFGSLGAVAIAIWLSAAAAFYGFEQGENDAIDGFDDALWWSMTTLSTVGYGDLYPRTDGGRVVALITMVLGVGVLGTLAATLATSLMDLRERGKKGLRSYRMSHHLLVLGWNDKAAAAIDDFRHDARHEDTKIVIVAEVPESPIDDRNVRFVRGAPGKTEALRRASAEEAAAAIVFARNPRDPRSDHETALVVLALRELSATMKISAELVDPDHREFLRRAGCDAVVDTQAVASTLLVRSVQDVGVSDVVEELLSNKKGSQIYRLSLLEEHVGTTFKDLTVLLLERGCTLIGLARGREHLINPDFDLRVESGDEAFVVAKTPPTV, from the coding sequence ATGGCGCGGCCGCGCACGCTGTCACCTCTCTACGTCGAGCCCCGGATGCCCAGCTGGTGGGACGGGCTCGTCGTGTTCCTGACCGTCTCGTCGCTCGTGATCCTCGTGGTGGAGATGGCGCTCCCGCCGGACAGCTTCGAGAGCTTCGTGCTCCGCTGGACCGACGCGGGGCTCTGCGGCGTGTTCGTGCTCGACTTCGCCGTCCGCCTGGTCCGCTCCGATCGTCGCTGGGCGTTCGTGCGCCGCAACTGGATCGATCTGCTCGGCGCCATCCCGCTCGTCGGCCCGCTGCGCTCGCTGCGGATCGTGCGCCTGGTGCGCATCCTCCGCTTCACCCGCATCGCCATCCTGAGCCGTCGGCTGATGCGCCGCTTCGACGTCTCGGTGCCGAGCGAGACCTTCGGGAGCCTGGGCGCGGTCGCGATCGCCATCTGGCTGAGCGCCGCCGCCGCCTTCTACGGCTTCGAGCAAGGCGAGAACGACGCCATCGACGGCTTCGACGACGCGCTGTGGTGGAGCATGACCACCCTGTCGACCGTCGGGTACGGCGACCTCTACCCTCGCACCGACGGCGGCCGGGTCGTCGCCCTCATCACCATGGTCCTCGGCGTCGGCGTGCTCGGCACGCTGGCCGCGACCCTCGCCACGAGCCTCATGGACCTGCGCGAGCGGGGCAAGAAGGGCCTCCGGAGCTACCGCATGAGCCACCACCTCCTCGTCCTCGGCTGGAACGACAAGGCCGCCGCCGCCATCGACGACTTCCGCCACGACGCGCGCCACGAGGACACGAAGATCGTGATCGTGGCCGAGGTCCCGGAGTCGCCGATCGACGATCGCAACGTCCGCTTCGTGCGCGGCGCGCCCGGCAAGACCGAGGCCCTGCGGCGCGCGTCGGCCGAGGAGGCCGCGGCCGCGATCGTCTTCGCCCGCAACCCGCGCGATCCGCGGAGCGATCACGAGACCGCGCTCGTCGTGCTCGCGCTGCGTGAGCTGAGCGCCACCATGAAGATCAGCGCGGAGCTGGTCGACCCGGACCACCGCGAGTTCCTGCGCCGCGCGGGCTGCGACGCCGTCGTCGACACCCAGGCCGTCGCCTCGACCCTGCTCGTCCGGAGCGTGCAGGACGTCGGCGTCTCGGACGTGGTCGAGGAGCTGCTCTCGAACAAGAAGGGCAGCCAGATCTACCGCCTGAGCCTGCTCGAGGAGCACGTGGGCACGACGTTCAAGGACCTGACCGTGCTCCTGCTCGAGCGCGGCTGCACCCTCATCGGCCTGGCCCGCGGCCGCGAGCACCTCATCAACCCCGACTTCGATCTGCGCGTCGAGTCCGGCGACGAGGCCTTCGTCGTGGCCAAGACCCCGCCCACAGTCTGA